Proteins encoded together in one bacterium window:
- a CDS encoding 3-isopropylmalate dehydrogenase, with product MYKIGVIPGDGIGPEVITEGLKVIDAASKKAGFKYEIVTYDFGGERYLKTGEVLPDSALEEMKQLDVIYLGAVGHPQVKPGILEKGLLLRLRFGLDQYINLRPIILYPGVPTPLKDKKPEDIDFVVVRENTEGLYLGVGRFEKKGSPEEVAVQEMISTRKGVERCIRYAFELTRKRKKKMKLTLVDKANVLTFAHDLWQRVFYKVGEEYPDVEKDHAYVDACCMWFVKNPEWFDTIVTCNMFGDIITDLGAMIQGGMGVAAGGNINPEGVSMFEPIHGSAPKYTGKNVINPIATIVAGQMLLENLGEERGAKLIDGAVRKALSSGKIKGLSAGKMGLSTSEVGDLIAKYIS from the coding sequence GTGTATAAGATTGGAGTTATTCCGGGAGATGGAATAGGTCCGGAAGTCATTACAGAAGGGCTCAAAGTTATAGATGCTGCTTCAAAAAAAGCAGGGTTTAAATACGAAATTGTAACTTATGATTTCGGTGGCGAGCGATATTTGAAAACAGGGGAAGTCCTTCCCGATTCTGCATTGGAAGAAATGAAACAACTCGACGTCATATATTTGGGAGCAGTGGGGCATCCCCAGGTAAAGCCAGGCATATTAGAGAAAGGGCTTTTACTGAGACTACGCTTTGGGCTCGACCAGTATATCAACCTCAGGCCAATTATTCTCTATCCCGGGGTTCCCACTCCACTAAAAGACAAAAAGCCAGAGGATATAGATTTCGTGGTGGTGAGAGAAAATACAGAAGGTCTATACCTGGGCGTAGGGAGGTTTGAGAAAAAGGGCTCGCCGGAAGAAGTTGCCGTGCAAGAGATGATCAGTACCAGAAAGGGCGTGGAAAGGTGCATCAGGTATGCATTTGAATTAACAAGGAAGAGAAAGAAGAAGATGAAGTTAACTCTTGTAGATAAGGCGAACGTTCTGACATTTGCTCATGACCTCTGGCAGAGAGTATTTTATAAAGTGGGCGAAGAGTATCCCGATGTAGAGAAAGACCATGCATACGTTGATGCCTGTTGTATGTGGTTCGTTAAAAATCCTGAGTGGTTTGATACTATTGTCACCTGCAATATGTTTGGGGATATAATAACTGATTTGGGAGCAATGATTCAGGGCGGTATGGGAGTGGCAGCCGGAGGAAATATCAACCCTGAGGGTGTAAGCATGTTTGAACCCATTCATGGAAGTGCCCCAAAATATACAGGTAAGAATGTAATAAATCCTATTGCTACCATAGTTGCCGGACAGATGCTTTTGGAAAATTTGGGTGAGGAGAGGGGAGCAAAGTTAATCGATGGAGCTGTCCGAAAAGCTCTATCTTCTGGGAAGATAAAAGGCTTGAGTGCTGGAAAGATGGGCCTGTCCACATCTGAGGTTGGCGACCTTATCGCCAAGTATATTAGCTAA
- a CDS encoding aspartate-semialdehyde dehydrogenase, which translates to MKKYNVGVVGATGLVGREMVRMLEKRNFPVANLRLLASERSRGKTLKFKGKEIVVEKLNPSSFKVSSPGEKPSLQARLDIALFSAGGSISKEYAPLAAQEGIFVIDNSSAWRMDPEVPLVVPEINSHTLSKDKKIIANPNCSTIQMVVVLAPLHRKARIKRIVVSTYQAVSGAGQKAVVELEEQVSAIASGKKVKPMVFPHQIAYNCIPQIDVFLENGYTKEEMKMVNETKKIIEDDSIAITATCVRVPVFRGHSEAVNIETERKITPEEAREILKKTEGVVVVDDISKLKYPLPTKAADSDEIFVGRIREDQSISNGLNMWIVSDNLLKGAALNAVQIGEELINRKIPGS; encoded by the coding sequence ATGAAAAAATATAATGTGGGAGTAGTGGGAGCGACCGGGCTTGTAGGCAGGGAAATGGTTAGAATGCTGGAGAAACGGAATTTTCCCGTAGCTAACCTGAGACTCCTGGCTTCTGAGCGTTCCCGGGGGAAAACACTAAAATTTAAAGGGAAAGAAATTGTAGTGGAAAAACTGAATCCCTCCTCGTTTAAAGTTTCCTCTCCAGGAGAAAAACCGAGCCTCCAAGCCAGATTAGATATTGCACTTTTTTCTGCTGGCGGCTCTATTTCCAAAGAGTATGCCCCACTTGCTGCTCAGGAAGGCATATTTGTGATTGATAACTCCAGTGCCTGGAGGATGGATCCCGAAGTGCCATTGGTTGTCCCGGAAATAAATTCCCATACTTTATCTAAAGATAAAAAGATCATTGCCAATCCTAACTGCTCAACGATTCAAATGGTAGTTGTCCTGGCTCCATTGCACAGGAAAGCCAGAATTAAAAGGATTGTTGTTTCCACCTATCAGGCGGTCTCTGGCGCAGGCCAGAAGGCAGTGGTTGAACTGGAAGAGCAGGTTAGTGCTATTGCCTCTGGAAAAAAAGTAAAACCAATGGTCTTCCCTCACCAGATTGCCTATAATTGCATTCCTCAGATCGATGTATTTCTGGAGAATGGCTACACGAAAGAAGAGATGAAGATGGTCAACGAGACAAAGAAGATAATCGAGGACGACTCTATTGCCATCACCGCCACCTGTGTTCGGGTACCTGTTTTTCGTGGCCACTCGGAAGCAGTGAATATTGAAACAGAGAGAAAAATTACTCCTGAAGAAGCTCGAGAGATTTTAAAGAAAACAGAAGGAGTGGTAGTTGTAGATGACATCAGTAAATTAAAATACCCATTACCCACAAAGGCTGCCGATAGCGATGAGATTTTCGTTGGTCGCATTAGAGAGGACCAGTCGATATCCAATGGACTCAATATGTGGATAGTAAGCGATAACCTCCTCAAGGGGGCTGCTCTAAATGCAGTTCAAATAGGGGAAGAATTGATTAACAGAAAAATACCGGGGTCCTAA